One region of Quercus lobata isolate SW786 chromosome 2, ValleyOak3.0 Primary Assembly, whole genome shotgun sequence genomic DNA includes:
- the LOC115976277 gene encoding putative methylesterase 11, chloroplastic translates to MGNLCGCLAPKPVNKRKATKRLANANNTAATLSSNSSNRWTRIRSSRKDKFVDDALIQEQALAAAATIILQQQHNGSLPFDRSASLRYPNSKKNQLPRSSSSRARSLTDPLLQPQQLVNQDIKLDDLETSHFVLIHGGGFGAWCWYKTIALLEEGGFKVSAIDLTGSGIHTFDTNSITSLSQYVKPLNDFLEKLAEDEKVILVGHDFGGTCISHAMESFPSKISKAIFVAAAMLTNGQSTLDMFTKQAGSNDLMRQAQKFLYANGNDHPPTAIDLDKSSLRDLLFNQSPAKDVALASVSMRPIPFAPVLEKLSLTDMKYGSVRRFYIETPEDNAISSTLQESMINSSPPERIFRVKGADHSPFFSKPQALHKLLVEISKIPST, encoded by the exons ATGGGCAACCTGTGTGGCTGTCTGGCTCCCAAGCCAGTGAACAAAAGGAAAGCCACAAAGAGACTTGCCAATGCAAACAACACAGCAGCAACACTGTCTTCCAATTCAAGCAACAGGTGGACTCGAATTCGATCATCGCGTAAAGACAAATTCGTTGATGATGCTTTGATTCAAGAACAAGCTCTTGCTGCTGCCGCCACCATCATTTTACAACAACAGCACAACGGCTCTCTGCCTTTCGATCGCTCTGCTTCGCTAAGGTACCCCAACTCTAAGAAGAATCAGCTGCCACGGAGTTCTAGCTCCAGAGCTCGCTCCCTTACCGACCCTCTTCTCCAGCCTCAGCAGCTTGTTAATCAG GATATAAAGCTTGATGATCTAGAAACCAGCCATTTTGTCCTTATCCATGGAGGCGGCTTTGGTGCGTGGTGTTGGTATAAAACTATAGCACTTCTAGAAGAAGGTGGTTTCAAAGTATCTGCCATAGACTTAACTGGTTCTGGGATTCATACATTTGACACAAACAGCATTACAAGTCTTTCTCAATATGTGAAGCCACTtaatgattttcttgaaaaacttGCTGAGGACGAGAAG GTGATCTTGGTGGGACATGATTTTGGTGGTACATGTATATCACATGCAATGGAAAGTTTTCcttccaaaatttcaaaggCTATTTTTGTTGCTGCGGCTATGTTGACTAATGGACAAAGCACTCTTGATATGTTCACTAAACAG GCAGGATCAAATGATCTAATGAGACAGGCTCAGAAATTTTTATACGCAAATGGGAATGATCACCCTCCAACAGCTATTGATCTAGATAAGTCATCGTTGAGGGATTTGTTATTCAACCAAAGTCCTGCCAAG GATGTTGCTTTGGCATCTGTTTCAATGAGGCCAATACCCTTTGCACCAGTTTTGGAGAAGCTCTCTCTTACTGACATGAAATATGGATCTGTGAGGCGGTTTTATATTGAGACTCCGGAAGACAATGCAATATCCAGCACTCTCCAAGAGAGCATGATAAACTCAAGCCCCCCCGAACGGATCTTTCGGGTAAAAGGCGCTGATCACTCGCCGTTCTTCTCAAAGCCTCAAGCACTACACAAGTTATTGGTAGAGATCTCAAAGATCCCCTCAACTTAA